The proteins below are encoded in one region of Hordeum vulgare subsp. vulgare chromosome 3H, MorexV3_pseudomolecules_assembly, whole genome shotgun sequence:
- the LOC123439630 gene encoding protein ALP1-like, producing MDRKIKMLIYAAAAQWFINMITLVVQSRKRKRREAITYAPIDERDRMRREYFDNKIWKNDTTSVNMLRLRREPFFRFCQLFRDRKLLKDTIHLSIEQQVAMFLHTVGHNIRNRVISANFGRSGEVVSRYFQRVLHAIGELRDDLIRKPSLETQTKIEGNYRWDPYFKDCIGAIDGTHVRASVTPEMEASFRGRKPYATQNVMAVVDFDLRFTYVLAGWEGTAHDALVLRDALERANGLRVPQGKFYLVDAGYGAKRGFLPPFRGVRYHLNEWGNNPVQNERELFNLRHSSLRVTVERAFGSLKRRFKILDDATPFFLYPTQVDIVMACCIIHNWVINDGIDEYIIPEDEWVPNITHASSSSGQAHEHAYMANFRQGLADQMWEDRQNHMQGQNM from the exons ATGGACAGAAAGATAAAGATGTTAATTTATGCGGCTGCAGCACAATGGTTTATCAACATGATAACATTGGTTGTTCaatcaagaaaaagaaaaagaagagaagcaaTTACATATGCCCCAATTGATGAGAGAGATAGGATGAGAAGAGAGTATTTTGACAACAAAATATGGAAGAATGACACAACTAGCGTGAACATGCTTAGGCTTCGAAGAGAACCTTTCTTTAGGTTTTGTCAACTCTTTAGGGATCGCAAGTTGCTAAAGGACACAATTCATTTGTCTATTGAGCAACAAGTAGCAATGTTCTTGCACACTGTTGGGCACAACATTAGAAATAGGGTTATTTCTGCCAATTTTGGTAGATCCGGTGAAGTCGTGAGCCGTTACTTCCAAAGGGTTCTCCATGCTATTGGTGAGCTTCGAGATGACCTTATTAGAAAGCCTTCATTGGAGACCCAAACCAAAATAGAAGGAAACTATCGATGGGATCCATACTTTAAG GATTGTATTGGAGCTATTGATGGTACACATGTGCGAGCCTCCGTTACACCGGAAATGGAGGCTTCTTTTCGTGGTAGAAAGCCTTATGCTACTCAAAATGTGATGGCGGTTGTAGATTTTGATCTTCGATTCACATATGTGTTGGCCGGATGGGAGGGGACAGCACATGATGCTCTAGTTTTACGTGATGCTTTAGAACGTGCAAATGGTCTACGTGTCCCACAAG GGAAATTTTATCTAGTTGATGCTGGATATGGAGCCAAACGGGGTTTTTTGCCTCCTTTTCGTGGCGTGAGGTACCACTTGAATGAGTGGGGAAACAACCCTGTGCAAAATGAGAGGGAGCTGTTCAACCTTAGGCATTCTTCTCTTCGTGTGACCGTAGAACGTGCATTTGGGTCATTGAAGAGAAGATTCAAGATACTTGATGATGCCACCCCATTCTTTCTCTATCCAACACAAGTTGACATTGTTATGGCTTGTTGTATTATTCACAATTGGGTTATAAATGACGGGATAGATGAATATATCATACCCGAGGATGAATGGGTTCCAAATATTACTCATGCTTCATCATCAAGTGGTCAAGCACATGAACATGCATACATGGCTAATTTTAGGCAAGGACTTGCTGATCAAATGTGGGAAGACAGACAAAACCATATGCAAGGTCAAAATATGTAG